In the Prionailurus viverrinus isolate Anna chromosome A3, UM_Priviv_1.0, whole genome shotgun sequence genome, TGGGACCCCGGTCGGTTGAGCTTACTTTAGTAAGTCACTTTCGGTGTGGTGCCCATGTGGGAGCCCCAGCTTGGGAACAGAATAAATAGGGGGCGGGGTGCTCAGCGTGCCCAGAAGCGTGTGCGGACACTGCGCTCCAGCCCAGGCAGCCGGGCTTCGCGCAGGGCCCGCAGCAGCCGTACAGCCAGCACCCCAGCCTGTGCCTCACGGAGCTCCAGGAGCTGCTGCCTCAGCTTAGGCTGCAGGCCGTTGCGACCCTCCCTGGGTGGCACTAGGCCTTGTGCTTCTGGGCCCCTGAGCGCCTGCCACAGCCGCAGGAGCTTCTTGAAGGACCAGTCCTGGAAAGCCACGAAGTCAATGACAGCGCGCTCACACTCCTCGGCTCCTGCAgcggtcgggggggggggggggggggggttaaggaCCCAGTGGTAGAGGCCTCCATGTGCTCtgggtgtggaggggagggacacCCGACAAGGGAGAAATCCCTGCCCACTAACAGGTTCAGTGCAGAGGTGGAAGAAGAGGTCAGAGAGCGtgcaggggtgggaagggagatgCGGTTTAAACTCCCTGGGAGTCCGTTTCCCaagagggggtgggtgggtggctggcgTGGCCTGCGGAGGCACTGGTGCCACGCCACCACCGCAGGGGACTCCCCAGGTAAGTTTCTGGAGGACCCTCCCAGAGGCTGGATAAACGCTGCATACCTCAGGACTGGACTCTGGCCTGGGGACAACGGACACAGGCTGACCTCCTCTGACTCGtgcgccccctcccctgctcacctggcCCCCCTGGCTCCGGGGTGTCGAGTGGGAAGCTGGCGCAGCTAGTGCACAGGGCGTCGTGGGAGGCGGAGCCGGGCACGTTGAGGACGAGGCCCAGGGCCGTGCAGTTGCGGTGGGGCTGGCACTGTTCCGAGCTCGAGCTGCTGGCCGAGAAGGTGCCCGGGGGGCACGGCTGGCATTGCGTGTTctggctgggggtgcctggggacgagatggggaggaaggggtCAGGGGGAGCCAGGGGTGCCGTCCTCACCGGTGGCTGAAGTCCCAGGCCGCCGCCCGCCAGCCCGGCCGCGCACCGGGGACAGTCACGCCCGCGCCGGGCGGGCAAGGCGCGTGCTCCAGGCAGAAGCCCGCGTGGGCGAAGAAGCCGGGGCGGCAGCGGCAGGCGCGGTTGTGGGTGGCGTCGCAGGGCCGCGCCTCCTCCTCGCGTTCCCCGCAGATGACGTTGCAGTAGCGGCAGCGCTCCAGGTAGTTCCAGAACTGCGTGTAGTGGCGCGGAGGGCACGCGCCGCACGTCGTGGGGGCATCCCGACGGCACGGCCGCTGCACGAAGGTGCCCGGGGGGCACTGGCCGCACACCAGCCACTCCCGGGTCTCCGCGTCCCGCCACGGGTAGGTGAGCGCGCCCGCCGTCGCCGTCGCCGCCGCCCCCTGTGCCGCCAGAGCCAACAGTAGGGTGGGCAGCGCCCAAGGCCGGGTCAAGGGCGGCGGTCCCCGCCTCTCCAGTGCCCACATGATAGTCACCGGAGCGGCGGCTCGGCCTCCGGGAGGCCCACGAGCGAGGACACGGGGACGACGCGTCCTACCCTACCTGTCGCCACCCCACAAGCTCGCCCGTCGGCGGCCAGCGCCGGCCTATATGGCCCGGCCTCGCCACGCCCCCGGGGGGAGGGCTCACGACCTCCACGGGGCCGCGCTGCGACCCGACTTTCGGCGACGTCACCGCCCcacggcccctccctccccagggagccccctcaccccgcccccccgcctgGCGCCGGCCTCCGCCGGGCCTTAGTCCAGGGGGCGGTCCTGCGAGGGCCTCCCCAGCACCAGGGGCAGCTCTCTACCCGGGAGCAGGGCTGGCAGCCGGGGTGCAGGCTGGGGATGCCTGGCTCCTCTCTTCTCTGGTCTCAGCCATCTGCCGGTCCACCTGTGAGGACGGAGGCTGAGCCCAGTTGGGACAAAGCGCTCAGCGTGCCCTTTCCCGGACAGGGTGGGACGACCCTACTCAGATGCCCACGTCTTCCTTCCCAGCACCCTCAAACCCCATTGCCAAGTCCAGACCCTACAAACAGCGTCTGGATACGGTATCCGCAACTTTATTAGAGAACCTGTCACCTGATTAAAAGCAGGTCCACTGCGCGGGCGCGCGCACACACAGGTCCcggagaggagggagcagagcgTTTCCCCCACCTTCCAGTCCTGGGCTCAGGCGGCAGCAGCCAAGCGCCTGAAGCTCCACCCACAAAACAAGCAGCCAAGGAAAGTTCTGAAGAGGTACCTTTTAGCAGACCCTCCCCAGACCCTAAGGGTACTTCGGGGCTTCTCATAGGCAGGCGCCGATCCTGCTGCCATTTCAGGGGCATCCCCACGGGCACTGGCCTGGCCCGTGGCCCGCACCCCGTGAAGGGACAAGTGCCCCAGCTGCGTCCCAGCTGGGACAGACGCGGCGTCCGCCTGCCCGAGGGTCTCCAGCCTCACTGGGGCTCTGGCCAGAAGACCTGTGTGATGCTCTGCTTCCTGGCAGGGGCGTGGCAGGCCGGGCAAGTCCTAGAGGCCTGCGGAGATAGGGCAGTGCTGCACAGGCGccgccccccgcaccccccagCTCCCGGCCCCCCAGGTGGCAGACGCGCAGCAGGCGGGTCCGCAGGGTCCCGCCGCCAACCTGGAGGAGCCGTCGCCAGCAGGCCCGGCAGCGGTGGAAGTTGCAGGAAGGGCACTGGAAAGGGACCGTGTCCTCCGCCCCGCAGCCGGGGCACGCCGAGCCTGCTCCAAGGGGGCCGCTGTGAGCGCCGCGGCAGCTGCGCCGCCCCCACTGCCCACACTCCCTGCGGCCCCTCCCAGGAGACCTACCGGACTCGGAGGGCGCGTGCCTGCGGGGGGCGCTGGGGGGCTGGCTGGGAGCCCCCACATCCCCGGCCTGCCTCGGTCTAAGGAAGGCCAAGATCTTGCTCTGGGTCCTCCCGGGTTTGTCCTGTCCTGGGGGACCTGGAGACACAGGCGCGAGTCTGAAAGGGTGGTTCGGGCTGATCTGCGGCCCCCTTTGCAGGGCTGCGTGGGGCTCCAGGGGCACCAGGTGGtctcccccctgctcccccccgCCGCCGCTACCTGGCCTGGAATCACCGTGGGCGAGGTCGGGAGGCACGGTGGGGGTCCCGTCCTGGGGACACGGCGGCTCAGGGCCCGCGGTCGGGGCGGCCGGGCCCATCAGGTCGGCGCACACCTGCCGGAAGCGCTGCTGGTGGCGAGGTCTCAGGAACGCGCCAAACCCTGTGGGGAGAGCGGTCAGGCCCCGCCCGCagcgcccggcccggcccggcccgcgaacccccagccccgccccctccgcggcCACTTGCTCTCCAGCAGGTGCAAGTCCTCGGGCCTTGAGGTAGTGAGTGCGGCCGCCACGGCCACCACCTTCTCGAAGTCACCGTCCCGTCTGTAGGCGGTGAGCGCTGCGAGGAGCTGGCTGCAGCCTACGGACCCCAGGGCCTTTCGGACATCGGCCAAGTAGGCGCTCCCCACAGGCGGGCCTTGCTTCTCCGCCCTGGGGGCTCCAGATCCACCCTCTTTTGGACAGCTGCTGGGGTCTCCTGGTGGGGAGGTGGACAGGATCATGGCGGGGACCTGGGGCCCGAGGGAGCTCCCCTGGCACCCTTCACACCAGCCTGCTCCCTCGCTCTGGGGTTGCAGAGCCAAAACGGCACCCGCGCCCCCCAGGGAGGACGCCAGGGCTCTTGTGCTCTGCTTCGAAGCCTCTCTGGGGACTGGTACCTGCCGGGGCTGGTCCGCAGACCAGGTGAGGCCTGCCTTGATTCAGGTGCTGTCCAGGGTCCAGTTGCCCAGCTGCACCCTGGGACAGGGTCAGCTTTGGGTCACACTCCCTCCTTCCTGAAGAAATGGGGACACACAACGAACCACCCAGCTGGTTCCCAAGGGTCTGGAgtgctccctggggaggaggcaggtcTGTCCAAGGGGAGACTGACACCTGCCACCCTCCTCTGACCACAGCACGACCCAGGCTTGAGCCCCCACCACAACCAACTGCTGCCAGGGGACCAGCAGAGACACCCCAGTGGGCACCAAGCCCAGAAAGGAGAGGGGTGACTCTTTTGCCGGAAAGTCCCCTCCTTGGGGCCAAGGGGTCTTCCTAagccagctccccacccccctccctgatACCTATCCTTGGGGAAGTCCCTGCTCGGGGGTGAACTGTTTGCAACCGGGGAcacaggctcccaggctctgaggtgcAGGGCCCACTCCTGGCAAACACAGGTGGGGACAGGGTCCCAGCCTGGGCCATGCATGCTCTGGGGGACACACACCTCACCCTCAGCGGGCCTCCATGGGTGAACAGTCCCACCCACGAGCAGGGAGGCTGGGCCAAGCTAGCATTgcccaccaccccgccccccggaCCCGGGGTACCGCCCGCTCAcccctgggggcctgggctgACGGAGCGCCCCGCCTCTGAGGAAGGCTGTGCTCAGGCCGGTAGCCGCAGCCATGGCCTGTCCACTTCAGGCAGACCTCCTCAAACTGCTGCTTGTGGTGTGGCCGCACGAACTGGTAGAAGCCTGTTGGAACGGTTCCACCATGCGGCCCCCGCGTGCTGAGCTGGGTGGAGGGCTCTGGGGTCGGGGGCCGTGCACCGGAACCTTTTCTAGGGAGCAGGGACAACCAGGGACCCTGATGCCCGCCCAcaagcccccctccccgccatggCTGCcgcactgcccctgcccctgggtCGGGGGACCACCGCGGGCCAGGGCACCTTGGAGCAGGCCGTGCTTCTTGGGATCCTCAGCAAAGAGTGGGCCGAGACAGGCCACCAGAGCCTCAAAGTCGTCAGAGCCCTTGTAGTCCTGCAGGGCCCTGGTGAACGTGTCGAAGCTGGCCTGGCTCAGCGCCTGCTTCACGGCCACCATGAACAGCTTGGCCCTGCCCGCCTGTGTACTGGCCGCCGGCCCCTCCTGCTGGACACAGGGCCAGGGGCCCCATCAGTCAGGACCCACCCTCCCCTGTCCCAGGGACGCTGGGCTGCTGCTGTGGAGCACAGGCACTGGGAGGGACACCCCGGCTCCAGGGCACGGCTGGCCTGGCCCCAGGAGGGAATCCACAAAGACAGCCATGCCCCTTGGAGAGCAGCAGAGGCCAAGTGTAGTTTTGCCTTCCCTGGGTCGGGGGCTCCTATTCCTCAGCCAAGTTCCCTGCGCCCATGCAGCAGCAGACAGCCCCAGCCCGAAGGATGGTCAGATCACAGCCAGAGGGCACTTCTGACCAGATGGGGGACCTAAGACATCACTGTGCCTCACTCGTGCTGCACAGCTCAGGCCCGGACGCTGCCGGGGCTCTCAGCAAGAGAACACAGAAACCAGACAGGAGGGGTCCAGGCTCCCCAGTCTCCGCCCACTCCACCCACTTCCTGACAGCAGCAGTTCCCAGACGCCCAGGGAGATGGACAAAGGCAAGTGGTGCATGGGGCTTTCCAGAGCTTTCCTGGTTCAGAGGGACTCAACTGCCCTTAAATCCTTCATCTGAGGCTGAGAAAGCAGACCCTCCCCACACTCGGGCATGTCAGCACCCACACTTGAGCCAAGGGCTCAGCTCAGGGGGAGCTGACCTGGCTGCCAGCCCCACACCAAACCTGCCCAAAGGGCGAGGGCCCGATGTCTGTCCAGCTGGACCTGTCTACCACCCACAAAGTGGTCTCcaggaaagacaaaaggaaacgAAAGGCCCAAAGCTGACCACAAGTTTGCAGGACTCCAAAGTGTGGAGGAGCCACCCCCGGTGGGAGGGACCCTGTGGGCCCCAGGCAGGGCCGCACTGGCAGGGCCGCAGGACCCCATGCCGTTGCTGGGAGCTCTGCGGGGTCTGAAAGGTTGTCAAGGTGAGAAGTTAAAATGCAAAAGAGACCTGGAGCCCATGCAGGCCAGGCCCTGCAAAGatgctgggaggcaggagggaggcgggagggggccCAAGCCCAAGAGGAGGGCGGGAGGAGGCCCTCGGAGCTGTCAGAATAGGCTCACCTACTAAAAGATGAGGCTTAAAAGACCCTCCTTTAAACATTGCAGCTGAACaaaggttgggggggggcaggcctTGGAGAGCCAAGGGCATGGGGCCAGGCTGCACCCCTGGGAAGGCAGCAGGGAGGCCAGGCCCAGCCACACCTCACACTCCCTGGTCGGCACCGTGCGTCCTGGGCCTCCCACCAGACCCCGTACGTGGGACGCTTCACGTACCCGGCTGCCCACCAGCCTGatcttccttctgcctcctttctgCTGCTGTGCAGGCCTCTTCTCACGTGGGAGGGACAGGGTGGAGACATGCGCTGCCTGGGGGGGACACGCTGTGGTCCTGGCCATGCCCTCAGAGCCCCCAGGCCCCTTGTGACACTGCAAGGGCCCACAGTGGGAGAGAAGAGCCCTCTCCTGGGTCCGGCCCACCAGCCTCCCCCGTGGCCCAGATGGGAAGGGTACggaagggatggggggaggggccgcCTGCTGTCGCAGCCGGGCTCACCCCAGGCCCCAGCGAGCAGgactgggaagggaagggactcTGCGGCAAGCAGGGCACGGGGGCTCCAGGTCCGGCCAGAGCTAAGGGCTCCAGCGCAAAGGCTCCAGGTGAGGAGCTGTGTCccccctgcccatccccacccccagctcaggcTCCCAGAAAGGGCTGACCTCTGGGGCAGCAGGAGCTGGACTCTGACTGCTCGTGCCAACCCCCAGAGAACCAGCAAGGGCGTGTAGGGCAGCACCAGCTGaggactgggggcgggggcgggggggcgtgCCAGGGGTGTGCCGAAACTCAACCACCCGCCTGACCAGGGGGTTTACAGGAGGGAGAGTAGATGTGCCCCAGGcttgggagtggggggggggggggggtgcacggGTCTGTCTCTGGGACCTCCCGCACCTTCTCCATCCCAGGGGAGGCCTTgtccccaggccccccagccaGATGCTCGCTGTGTTCCAGGGCTGCCAGCAGCCCCACAGGCCTCTGCTGAGCGAGGGCCAGCTCCCGCCCATACTCCACACACAGGCTGCTCTCGGCGTCCCTGGTCGGCGACCCTGTGGGAGCACAGATATCAGCAGCAAAGCCCGTGGGAGGAagggggtgatgggggtggggggaggggggacaagtCAGGTCTGTCCCAGCAACACTCAGGCTCAGCCAGGCACTCTGGTCACTGGACTGAGCGCACCGGTAGCCAGCAGGAAGcaccccaggcccccagcccgcAGGGCCCCTGCCCAGCCGTGTCCCTCAGGCAAACGCACCCGCGGGTCTCCACCTCAGGCTGGGGACGTGCACATCCAGACTCTTGGCTTTCCTGGTGGAGAGGGGGCCGGGCGACACGGCCACCATGACAGCACCTTCTCCCTCACCCAGACTTGGGGCAGCGAGTAGGGGGGCCGGCACCGGCATCTGGACAGTCACAGAGAGGTTGGGGTCGCGCACAGACCCATCCCCTGGGTAGGGCGTGAGGACGCAGCCAGCTGGGCATTAGGAACTCACATTTTTCTGGGCGACACGGAAGAACTGGGCCACGTCCCGGATGACGTGGCCGAAGCTGTCATACACCTTGACGTGGGGGCGCACCCAGGAGGGCAGCTGGGCTCTGGCGTCCGCGTGAGTGAACCTGGCAGGGCGTCGGCTGTCAGACGGGGAGCCCCGCCCACCCCATGGCCCACGGCCCACAGCCCAGGCTCACGCTCGCTGAGGGAAGGACCAGAGCCTAGCTGGCCACCCTCGAGGCTGCGTGGAGAAGAGCCGCACCTGTGGTCACAGAGGAAGATGGCCCCGTAGTCGTGGCGATGCCGGATCACCCGCCCGATGGCCTGGTTCACAGCCCTGGACGCCTGCTGCCGGTACCACTCGTGCCCGGAGAGGAGCTGTTGTGGGGGGAGCTCAGTCGTGGGGGCTCTagaccctcctccccactcccgcCCAGGCCTGTGGCTTCTCACCTGACCTCCAGGCCCGCTGCGGCCCTTCAACTCGTCCAGGAACTGCATCTTGAGGACCACCCGGGGGTCCATGCGTGGGGGGTACGGCAGGCCCGTGACGATCACACCGCGGCCATTCGTGTCCGCAAAGTCTAGCCCCTCGCTGGCCTGGGGGCGTGAGTACTCTTTTCCCCGGTCTGCCTTCCCCAAGGGTCTGCCCACGCCCAGGTCCTCACAGCCACGCATGTACGGGTGGGGAGAAGCCTCCCACCCTGAGCCAGGCCCTACCTGGGGTTCACGGCTCCCGGGGTCTCACACTCCCGGAAgctcctccaccctccccacccgCAGCCGGTGAGGGGCGCTCACTCTCAGTGCCTAGACCCGATGCCCGCCAAAGGGCTATCCAGCCTGGGATGCCAGGGCTGCACCCTCCTCACTCCTGCTTGCTGGACACGGGGCACCAGGGAGGCGGTCGGACCGGCCCATCCCACTGTGTCACAGCCCCCaggtcatgaactgtgagctgcCTCCGACACAAGCACCAGCCGGGGGAAGACAGGCTGGCGGGTGTGGGGCACAGACCCTCAGCAGCCTCACCTTCCCCCGGCACACAGCCAGGAAAGTAGCCCCGCTGGACCCGGGGGAGGCGACTCGAGTGTAATAAGCATCCACCACCTGGGAGGAGACACCGGTCAGCTCCTTCCATCCACGGAAGCGAGACCCCAGGTCTCATCCTCTGAGATGAAGGGCTGTCCCAGCTCGGAGGTGGGCGAGCAGAGTTCTAGAAGCTTCCTCATGGCACAGGTTCCCAGGCTGACCCAGAACCTGTTCAATGTTTCCCAGAAAGCATGGGGACCCCAGGGCTGGGctaagggggcaggggaggcttgCTTCAATGACGGCCCCTCAGACTCGAGGGTCTGGGGCCATCATCCCCATGCCCAAACTTCCTAAGAGGTGACCTGTCAGGGCCAGTGGCCAGCCTGGGGCAGCCATGATGGGCAGTGGAGCCCGAGAGCTCAGACCTCTGAGAAGCCACCTTTGCTCCTCGGCTCCACAAATAGAGGCTTCAGGGACTCCAGCTTCCTGGCAAAGTCACGGGCCTGtgaggagagacagggaagggggtGCCCATCACACCTGTCACATCTGGCAGGCGGAGGGCCACATTGCAGTCACCTCTGCCTTCTCACACAAATGTTCGTGCTCTGGCCCTGCCAGAGCCTTGGCTGTCTGgggctcccctcccacccccaggacaCACAGAGGAGGGACGTACCCGCCAGAACTCCAGGCTTTTCTCCATGACGGGGTAGGAAGGGAAAAAGACCAGGAGCCCGTGCGGGACCACGCGGGCGATGTTGCCTACAAGTGCCACGGTGGCTATGTCAGCGGGAGTAGGTGCTCAGAGAGGCTGCCAACGATACCCCCTGGGGACAGCAGGTAGGGCAGGGACCCCAGACACCAGGGAGTGGGTGGGACCTCAGGATGGAGGCCAAAGCTTCCCACGGGCACTCACCTAGCGCCTTGCCGAGGGAGGACAGGCATGCATCAGAAAACCTGCACAAAGCCAAAGGCCCACCATCGCGAGGGTTCCAGCAGGTGGCACACTGCCCGCCCACCTCCTTATCCACCAGGCCCCCTACCGTTTGTCAAAGGCAGAGCTCAGCTGGGCTCCATCGGGGCCTTTGGGGACGATCCCCACCCAGATCTGGTGCTTGTCGATGACATGTGGGTTCTCCAGGCAGACTGGGAAAGGGCTGGGGCAGCAGGGTGGCCCCCGTGAGGTCTTGAACCCCAGCACCTGGCGGCCCGCGGCTGGCCCTgggacccccgcccccacagGGCACAGGGCAGCCTTACATCTGCAGCTCCAGGGCGAAGGAGGACACGGGGGCCAGTGTGCCGCTGGTGAGGATGAGGGTGCGGACGCCCTGACGGACCAGCTCGCGCATGCTGTGGCTGGGGCTGAAGCACCAGTAGCTCAGCACCTTCCCTGTGAGGGGGAGTGTGAGGCTGGGTGGGACACAGGAGGCCTGCCACAGGCGGCCGCTGGGCCCCGCAGCCCACACGTACATGTCTGAACACGCGGACCTGCCTGAGCCCTGAGCTGAGGGTCTGGGCCAGggcccctctttcttccttcaggcGTCCTGGGAGCATGGGCGGACCCAGAGCAGACCCGCAAGGGGAACATACTGGGGGTCACCTCCAGAAAGGCCAGCCAACCCAACCTAGACTTGCAGACACGGACGTGTGGCTCAGGGCACCgagagcaggcaggcaggctgccATCACGTGCCCCTGGCTGAAGGGCACACCTGGAAAAGGAAGCAGAACCCAAGCtctgctggaggaggaggagggaggggccgtGCTTCCTGGAGGCGGGATCAGTGCTTCCCTGGAGGGGCGGGGTCGGTGCTTCCCTGGAGGGCGAGGCCAGCGCTTTCCCGGAGGggaccgtcccccccccccccccgcccccctgcaggCAGCGCCAGCGCTGAAGTCACCAGCAACAAGACAGTGGTGTCCGGAAGCGGAAGCAGCCGTTCCTAAAAGTGCCTGCCTCCTACTGGCCCCCAGCTGGGTCCGGAAGCTTAGGAAATTAAACCAGCACAAGCAGAATGACTTTAAATAGCACTCCAAAGTCCACACTAGGTCATGGGTCAGCAGGGCTGTTTCCAGAAAAGAACCAGTCCCCTCCTGGGGCCAGAGAAGGTTTTTCCACCTTCAGGTGGGAATCTGGCCCGAGATGGGGGGGGAGAGCGGGGGCTGGGTGCTCTGGCCTCTCCCAGCAGGGCCGGCCCACCCCTTGCTCACGCACATCCTAGCTTCTCGGGAAGGTCAGCAATGAACCGGCTTCCCACAAACGCCCAACTCGGGGCGGCTATTTCTGAGAATTCACATGAGCTCCGAAGTACACAGGACACAGGGGACGCCCCGCCCCGCTGGCCATGGATACCTGCATACCCTGCCCGCGTGTGAGTGCtcccccagggtggggggggggggggcaggccccAGTGCTGGCGCAAACTGCTTCCTGTGACCTCACAACACGCGAGGGTTGCGCTGGTCTCCTTGCCTTTCATGGAAGCTACTTCCTGCTCTGAGAGGCCAGGTGACCCGCCGAGGGCACCCTGTGACCCTCCTGCTTGGCGCCAGCCTTGCCCATGGGCCCAGCCCCCCTCTTCCTGCTCGGCTCCGTGGGATGGCTGACAGCGGCATGGAAGGGGGTGTGCCGGCAGGGCTGGGCCCAGAACACAGACCACCAGCCATGCTGAGGGGTGACCGGGACAGGACAGTGACCTGACCTTGGGACCCACTGCCCCAGACGTGCCTGGCAAAGCCCACTCCAAAGGCCAGGCTGCATGGGGTGCTGAACTCTGCCTGGGATTGCCGGAACACTGGCCACCACCAGTGTGGACCACACCACACCACAGGGACACACACCTTGGCCAGGACAGGCCAGCCTAGCCTCACACCAAGAGCCACGGGATGCCTGACACAGACCCCATCCTCAAGAGTCACAAGTGGCCCCGTCTCCAGGACACGTGGAAGCAGGTAAGACCAGTAACAAACCTGGAGAGTGGGACGTGGGGTCAGGGTAACAGAGGCAGCACCAGAGGGACCGAAGTGGCCATCACACATGACCCTGGGGTCTGGAGAGTGGCCTCGGCCTGAGCTGGCCCCGCACGTGTCCGCTCGGTGGGACGGCATTAAAGCAGCACACCTGTGCCGACGTGAATGTGCCCAGGTCTCCCCTCCCCGTGGGGTGGGGGACCTGGCTGTGCCCTCGCTCCACGGAAGCCCTTCAGGTGACTCTGGGTAGGCCCTGTGCCGTCGGCCAGCTCTGAGGCCCTTCTGTCTCCGCCAGCTCTGTCTGGTTGAGCTGTGGGGTCACGCGGGGCAGGCtgtgcccggggcgggggggccgGGGGCGCTGTGCGGAGCTGGAACAGGGGagcgcggccccgcccccccaggcaCCATACCTTGCTTTCTGGCCGCTGTGGCGTTCCAGGCGTCTGATCGCCGAGCTGTCCTCTGGTGACCGGCATCAGGGTGGATGTGCAcctggagggacagaggggacagcATCCCGAGACCCAGCCCCAGGGTCTCCCCCGTCCCCGAGGCAGCCCCTACCTTGTAGGATTGAGAGACCCCAGGCCCCATCACGGAACTAGACACGCCCTCCGCAGGGTCTGCACTGAACACAATCTGAAAAGCAGACATGGGGGACAAAGTCAGCAGAGACACGCTGGTCACACAGCGTACAGCAGGGGCCACCACTCCTGAGTCGCCCCCACACACGGGACGGATGCTCAGGGCATTGTCATCCCCTACCCTGCCTCTGAGCTCATGGCATCCCTGCTGTGGGACTCCAGGCCGAGGGGCAGGAGTCGCACTTGCCTGTCCCCTCTCCTGAAGGACCCCACGGCACCGGAGACACAGCCATCCCCCAGGGCCCCCTCTGTGGTAGCTAATCCGTGTGCTCTCACAGGGAGCAGGCCTGGGGTGGTCAGGGAGCCAGAGGAAGGGACTCAGTTCACCCCcagaagtaaaaagacaaaagcGATCCCTAACTAAAATAAAGAGAACCGTACTCTTGGCCAAGGcaacaaatggagaaaaagagtCGAGCGATAACTTTGGGGAAGAAGGCGCACGATGCTGGAAGTTAACAAACCACATGGCGGGACTGCTCGGAAAACCAAACGACTTTTACAATTAGAAGGAAAACTTAGTAAGACAGTACCAGGAGGCCGACAGAAACACCAAGAGTGCCCCAGGATGCCCTGGGGCCCAGCGGCTTCCTGTCCACGGCTTTGCAGGTGAGCAGGTCTCACGCCGCCCCAGGGCAGGCTGCACCTGCCCCATCCCTCCTGAGGCTGCCTCTGTCTGTGTGGGCTACATACCCCCTTTCTCACCCTACCTTGAAGGGATCTGAGTTTCGGGAGGTACGAGGCTCTACAGCCCGCCTGGGGGTGCTCTCAGTGCGGCCTGTGACATGGGCTACCTGTCTGGCCAGCCCACTGACATCCTACAGCCCCGGGGCCAGCCCAGCACACCCCCTTCCCATAGGAGTCAGGTCTGGGAGGAGCAAGAGCCCGGTCACACTTCCTACAGCTGGAAGGGACACACCAGAGAGAGAAGCTGGCCTACAGGCAGCACGGGGCAGGCAGGGACACGGAGCCATCTGCCAGGCCCACTGAGAGCGGCTGCCAAAAGAAATTCCAAACCAATGGGGTAGGGGTGCTTGGGTTCCAGTGAGTCTGCGGGGGAGaatctggggaggggagggggctgcgtGGGACCGGGTTTGAGCTCAGGGCACCTGTGGAGGGGACAGCAGCCCTAGCCCAGCGCCCGCTCATCTGCAGGGACCCTGAGATCAGTGGGGAGTACACGCAGGGAGCAGCTCAGAGGAGAGGGCCCGCCTGGCAGGAGTCTCAGACAGGGGCCAGGGTACCCAGAGACCCGACAGTCACAAGAGGCCATGGCCCCAGGCAGCAGTGGCCTGGAGCGCCTCAGAGAAGTGCTGGGAGGACAGCAAGGCAGGGCCTGGCACGCCAGGACAACACCTACCCACACTTCACACTCAAGGAGACGGAGCCTCAGGTACCAGATCACGGTGGCTCTGGGGGACGTATACCTGCCTTTCCCTGGGCTGCAGGATCACCCACTCCtagctcctcctccctcccccccatcccagTTGGACctccccctcctggcctcccccaaccccaggcagACCTCTCAGcctggcctccccccaccccagttggacctcccctgcctggcctcccccca is a window encoding:
- the RTEL1 gene encoding regulator of telomere elongation helicase 1 isoform X1, translated to MPKIALNGVTVDFPFQPYKCQEEYMSKVLECLQKKVNGILESPTGTGKTLCLLCTTLAWREHLRDTISARKIAERAQGGLFVDHTLSWGAAASDGDSTACYSDIPKIIYASRTHSQLTQVISELRSTSYRPRVCVLGSREQLCIHPEVKKQESNHMQIHLCRKKVASRSCHFYNNVEEKSLEQELTTSVLDIEDLVKSGNKHKLCPYYLSRSLKRRADLIFVPYNYLLDAKSRRAHSIDLKGTVVIFDEAHNVEKMCEESASFDLTPHDVASGLDAIDQVLEEQTKVAQQGEFHLDFSADSAASGLRMELEDLAKLKVILLRLEGAIDAVELPGDQSGVTKPGSYIFELFAEAQITFQTKGCILDSLDQIIQHLAGRTGPFTNTAGLQKLSDIIQIVFSADPAEGVSSSVMGPGVSQSYKVGAASGTGETLGLGLGMLSPLSLQVHIHPDAGHQRTARRSDAWNATAARKQGKVLSYWCFSPSHSMRELVRQGVRTLILTSGTLAPVSSFALELQIPFPVCLENPHVIDKHQIWVGIVPKGPDGAQLSSAFDKRFSDACLSSLGKALGNIARVVPHGLLVFFPSYPVMEKSLEFWRARDFARKLESLKPLFVEPRSKGGFSEVVDAYYTRVASPGSSGATFLAVCRGKASEGLDFADTNGRGVIVTGLPYPPRMDPRVVLKMQFLDELKGRSGPGGQLLSGHEWYRQQASRAVNQAIGRVIRHRHDYGAIFLCDHRFTHADARAQLPSWVRPHVKVYDSFGHVIRDVAQFFRVAQKNMPVPAPLLAAPSLGEGEGAVMVAVSPGPLSTRKAKSLDVHVPSLRWRPAGSPTRDAESSLCVEYGRELALAQQRPVGLLAALEHSEHLAGGPGDKASPGMEKAAHVSTLSLPREKRPAQQQKGGRRKIRLVGSRQEGPAASTQAGRAKLFMVAVKQALSQASFDTFTRALQDYKGSDDFEALVACLGPLFAEDPKKHGLLQGFYQFVRPHHKQQFEEVCLKWTGHGCGYRPEHSLPQRRGAPSAQAPRGRRECDPKLTLSQGAAGQLDPGQHLNQGRPHLVCGPAPAGDPSSCPKEGGSGAPRAEKQGPPVGSAYLADVRKALGSVGCSQLLAALTAYRRDGDFEKVVAVAAALTTSRPEDLHLLERFGAFLRPRHQQRFRQVCADLMGPAAPTAGPEPPCPQDGTPTVPPDLAHGDSRPGPPGQDKPGRTQSKILAFLRPRQAGDVGAPSQPPSAPRRHAPSESGTPSQNTQCQPCPPGTFSASSSSSEQCQPHRNCTALGLVLNVPGSASHDALCTSCASFPLDTPEPGGPGAEECERAVIDFVAFQDWSFKKLLRLWQALRGPEAQGLVPPREGRNGLQPKLRQQLLELREAQAGVLAVRLLRALREARLPGLERSVRTRFWAR